The following coding sequences lie in one Musa acuminata AAA Group cultivar baxijiao chromosome BXJ1-8, Cavendish_Baxijiao_AAA, whole genome shotgun sequence genomic window:
- the LOC135583266 gene encoding uncharacterized protein LOC135583266 isoform X2: MGCFLACFGGSKNRKRRRSPRKSLPLERERCRPPRPNVSTKQITPKSLTPDLSPLNPAVEDNTLPELKENLAQGSLSRTRKKVTFNLNVQTYEEVSGDEDSKCLLEDDEGPEAVDEDGKPHEGQDEFSPKLGAFPLNHRYQNCEISDDDGSDCGGDEEEDYSDSDFDEEEDDEVGTEEKEEESYDSFFSLAIDEEPQRLQEVRSPEPKCPSSPGRQPILLAGGGNKRDRSQYVHPVLNPVQNLTQWKEVKVHSARAKNAKVENAGTEKENQMMFCSEAMNNKAKKPQGSVELDRTPNCSTKQEISVDASLSNWLLSSENSTVEGPEASNSPRSNSAFSREDRPILGALTVEDLKQASVTSSPRRSPSRSTDEKPILGTVGRYWNSKNQGDDSASSHQPSSGHNGSPNTTIKYREDKPVNWNSTPFEVMLERALETGTA; encoded by the exons ATGGGATGCTTTCTTGCCTGCTTTGGGGGTTCTAAGAATCGAAAGCGCCGCCGATCACCCAGGAAGTCGCTTCCACTTGAACGG GAAAGGTGCAGGCCGCCGCGACCAAACGTCTCGACGAAGCAGATCACGCCGAAGTCCCTCACGCCGGATCTTTCGCCGCTGAATCCTGCAGTGGAAGACAACACTCTTCCGGAGCTGAA AGAGAATCTCGCGCAGGGGAGCTTAAGCCGCACTAGGAAGAAGGTGACGTTCAATCTCAACGTCCAAACTTATGAGGAGGTATCAGGCGATGAAGATTCAAAGTGTTTGTTGGAAGATGATGAAGGACCCGAAGCGGTAGACGAGGATGGGAAGCCACATGAAGGGCAAGATGAATTCTCTCCCAAGTTGGGAGCTTTCCCCTTAAACCATAGGTACCAGAATTGTGAGATCAGCGATGACGACGGTAGTGATTGCGGAGGAGATGAAGAGGAGGACTACTCGGATAGTGATTTTGACGAGGAAGAGGACGATGAAGTGGGTACCGAAGAGAAGGAGGAAGAGTCGTATGATTCATTCTTCTCTTTGGCAATTGATGAGGAGCCGCAACGGTTGCAGGAAGTTCGTAGCCCCGAACCCAAGTGTCCCTCTTCCCCAGGTAGGCAGCCGATCCTTTTGGCCGGAGGTGGTAACAAGCGCGATAGGAGCCAATATGTGCATCCGGTGCTGAATCCCGTGCAGAATTTAACTCAGTGGAAGGAAGTTAAGGTGCATTCGGCACGGGCGAAGAACGCAAAGGTAGAAAATGCGGGCACAGAGAAAGAGAACCAGATGATGTTCTGTTCAGAGGCAATGAACAACAAGGCTAAGAAGCCCCAAGGATCCGTCGAGTTGGATCGCACCCCTAATTGCTCTACCAAACAGGAGATCTCTGTGGATGCCAGCCTTTCGAATTGGCTGTTGTCATCGGAGAATTCGACTGTGGAAGGGCCTGAGGCGAGCAATTCTCCGAGGTCTAACTCAGCATTTAGCCGAGAGGATCGGCCTATCTTAGGTGCTTTAACTGTTGAGGACCTTAAGCAAGCATCGGTTACATCTTCGCCAAGAAGGTCGCCCAGCAGGAGCACAGATGAAAAGCCGATATTGGGTACTGTGGGTAGGTACTGGAACAGTAAGAACCAGGGAGATGATTCAGCTTCTTCTCATCAACCTAGCAGCGGACACAACGGAAGTCCAAACACCACAATCAAGTAcagagag GATAAGCCGGTGAACTGGAATTCCACTCCTTTTGAGGTGATGCTGGAAAGAGCTTTAGAAACTGGTACAGCTTGA
- the LOC135587457 gene encoding BRCA1-associated RING domain protein 1-like isoform X1, with amino-acid sequence MRDSEGFRRFVNPLLLNLQKMELELTCAICLKLLKIPMLLPCNHMYCRACIATSVTKAYDCAICKAAFREQELRSAVHIEAIVSICKNMNSSVSAALKQGPQVDISDIKMHSDGSPDSGYNNMNLKFEEEVLHVDEKRSGHVKSRTRLFGTVSTGKFNHKGETHEHKKDASKKVRQEAGVNKFLTERHPCSPQSSGSQKDSDYDSNDARSEPTTERLSPKVLSKRGLDSGACQIEDDCIIESKKQKLDKVNEELVDCAFCHTSGATEAVGPMLHYLDGEQMTDDQALQANVLHVHQRCIEWAPQVYFVGETAMNLEAELARASKIKCSHCGLKGAALGCYTKSCRRSYHVPCANDISGCRWDYEKFLLLCPVHSSNKLPCDRSSSKKKQSTSNTPCHSSPRMDQTSSMKHPGDAWIASPCETREWMLCGSALSREDKDVLEDFVSLTGVAATSLWNSSITHVIAATDEHGACSRTLKVLMAILAGKWVLRVDWLKACMEAGHPVSEEPYEISHDIHGSFDGPRNGRMRAMQKAPKLFAELTFYFNGYFMPNYKKYLENLILAAGGRFLEKSEVVPMTFIVYSVEPPQGSDSNDLNEVIRKRKEDAEAFAVKTCSRVIAHTWLLDAIAACNLPRNI; translated from the exons atgAGGGATTCAGAGGGTTTCAGGCGGTTCGTGAATCCTTTGCTTCTCAATCTTCAGAAGATGGAGTTGGAGTTGACGTGCGCCATTTG TTTGAAATTGCTCAAAATTCCGATGTTATTGCCATGTAATCATATGTATTGCAG AGCCTGTATTGCTACTTCGGTGACAAAGGCATATGATTGTGCCATCTGCAAAGCAGCATTTCGTGAACAAG AATTAAGATCTGCCGTTCACATTGAGGCAATTGTTAGTATCTGCAAAAATATGAATTCTAGCGTCAGTGCTGCTCTCAAACAAGGCCCACAAGTTGATATTTCTG ACATAAAGATGCATTCAGATGGAAGTCCAGATTCAGGCTATAATAACATGAATCTGAAGTTTGAAGAGGAAGTGTTACATGTGGATGAGAAAAGGTCTGGTCATGTGAAGTCACGAACAAGATTATTTGGTACAGTGAGTACTGGAAAATTCAACCATAAAGGGGAAACTCATGAACACAAAAAGGATGCAAGTAAAAAGGTTAGACAAGAAGCTGGAGTCAATAAATTTCTTACAGAAAGGCATCCATGTAGTCCTCAGTCATCTGGCTCCCAGAAGGATTCAGATTATGACAGCAATGATGCTAGAAGTGAACCA acaACTGAAAGATTGTCCCCTAAAGTTTTGTCCAAGAGGGGTCTGGACAGTGGAGCTTGCCAAATAGAAGATGACTGTATTATTGAATCAAAGAAGCAGAAGTTAGATAAAGTTAATG AAGAGCTGGTGGATTGTGCATTTTGCCATACTTCAGGAGCCACAGAG GCAGTTGGACCAATGTTACACTATCTTGATGGTGAGCAAATGACAGATGACCAAGCTTTGCAGGCTAATGTCTTACATGTCCATCAAAGATGCATAGAATG GGCACCACAAGTTTATTTTGTTGGTGAGACTGCTATGAATTTGGAGGCAGAACTAGCACGTGCGTCAAAGATCAAATGCAGCCACTGCGGTTTGAAAGGGGCAGCACTTGGTTGTTACACCAAGAGCTGCAGAAGAAGTTATCATGTCCCTTGTGCCAATGACATCTCAGGGTGCAGATGGGATTAT GAGAAATTTCTGTTGCTTTGCCCGGTCCATTCTTCAAATAAGTTACCATGTGATAGATCAAGTAGCAAGAAGAAGCAATCAACCAGTAACACACC ATGTCATTCCAGTCCACGGATGGATCAGACCTCATCCATGAAACATCCTGGAGATGCTTGGATTGCATCACCTTGCGAGACAAGAGAATGGATGTTGTGTGGATCTGCCCTGTCCAGGGAGGATAAG GATGTGCTGGAAGACTTTGTCAGCTTAACTGGGGTAGCTGCAACCAGTCTTTGGAACTCGAGCATCACGCATGTAATTGCTGCCACAGATGAGCATGGTGCTTGCAGTAGAACGCTTAAAGTTCTAATGGCCATCCTAGCTGGAAAATGGGTTCTACGTGTAGATT GGCTTAAAGCTTGCATGGAGGCTGGTCATCCAGTATCAGAGGAACCTTACGAGATCAGTCATGACATTCATGGATCCTTCGATGGACCAAGAAATGGACGAATGAGAGCCATGCAAAAG GCACCAAAATTGTTTGCTGAGTTAACCTTTTATTTCAATGGTTATTTTATGCCAAATTACAAGAAATATCTGGAAAATCTGATTCTTGCCGCTGGTGGGAGATTTTTGGAGAAGAGTGAAGTGGTTCCAATGACGTTCATCGTCTATAGTGTGGAGCCCCCGCAAGGAAGCGACTCAAATGACCTAAACGAAGTCATaaggaagaggaaagaagatgCTGAGGCTTTTGCAGTTAAGACATGCTCTCGGGTAATAGCCCACACTTGGCTTTTGGATGCAATAGCTGCTTGCAATCTGCCACGAAACATCTAA
- the LOC135583266 gene encoding uncharacterized protein LOC135583266 isoform X1, with translation MGCFLACFGGSKNRKRRRSPRKSLPLERAQERCRPPRPNVSTKQITPKSLTPDLSPLNPAVEDNTLPELKENLAQGSLSRTRKKVTFNLNVQTYEEVSGDEDSKCLLEDDEGPEAVDEDGKPHEGQDEFSPKLGAFPLNHRYQNCEISDDDGSDCGGDEEEDYSDSDFDEEEDDEVGTEEKEEESYDSFFSLAIDEEPQRLQEVRSPEPKCPSSPGRQPILLAGGGNKRDRSQYVHPVLNPVQNLTQWKEVKVHSARAKNAKVENAGTEKENQMMFCSEAMNNKAKKPQGSVELDRTPNCSTKQEISVDASLSNWLLSSENSTVEGPEASNSPRSNSAFSREDRPILGALTVEDLKQASVTSSPRRSPSRSTDEKPILGTVGRYWNSKNQGDDSASSHQPSSGHNGSPNTTIKYREDKPVNWNSTPFEVMLERALETGTA, from the exons ATGGGATGCTTTCTTGCCTGCTTTGGGGGTTCTAAGAATCGAAAGCGCCGCCGATCACCCAGGAAGTCGCTTCCACTTGAACGG GCGCAGGAAAGGTGCAGGCCGCCGCGACCAAACGTCTCGACGAAGCAGATCACGCCGAAGTCCCTCACGCCGGATCTTTCGCCGCTGAATCCTGCAGTGGAAGACAACACTCTTCCGGAGCTGAA AGAGAATCTCGCGCAGGGGAGCTTAAGCCGCACTAGGAAGAAGGTGACGTTCAATCTCAACGTCCAAACTTATGAGGAGGTATCAGGCGATGAAGATTCAAAGTGTTTGTTGGAAGATGATGAAGGACCCGAAGCGGTAGACGAGGATGGGAAGCCACATGAAGGGCAAGATGAATTCTCTCCCAAGTTGGGAGCTTTCCCCTTAAACCATAGGTACCAGAATTGTGAGATCAGCGATGACGACGGTAGTGATTGCGGAGGAGATGAAGAGGAGGACTACTCGGATAGTGATTTTGACGAGGAAGAGGACGATGAAGTGGGTACCGAAGAGAAGGAGGAAGAGTCGTATGATTCATTCTTCTCTTTGGCAATTGATGAGGAGCCGCAACGGTTGCAGGAAGTTCGTAGCCCCGAACCCAAGTGTCCCTCTTCCCCAGGTAGGCAGCCGATCCTTTTGGCCGGAGGTGGTAACAAGCGCGATAGGAGCCAATATGTGCATCCGGTGCTGAATCCCGTGCAGAATTTAACTCAGTGGAAGGAAGTTAAGGTGCATTCGGCACGGGCGAAGAACGCAAAGGTAGAAAATGCGGGCACAGAGAAAGAGAACCAGATGATGTTCTGTTCAGAGGCAATGAACAACAAGGCTAAGAAGCCCCAAGGATCCGTCGAGTTGGATCGCACCCCTAATTGCTCTACCAAACAGGAGATCTCTGTGGATGCCAGCCTTTCGAATTGGCTGTTGTCATCGGAGAATTCGACTGTGGAAGGGCCTGAGGCGAGCAATTCTCCGAGGTCTAACTCAGCATTTAGCCGAGAGGATCGGCCTATCTTAGGTGCTTTAACTGTTGAGGACCTTAAGCAAGCATCGGTTACATCTTCGCCAAGAAGGTCGCCCAGCAGGAGCACAGATGAAAAGCCGATATTGGGTACTGTGGGTAGGTACTGGAACAGTAAGAACCAGGGAGATGATTCAGCTTCTTCTCATCAACCTAGCAGCGGACACAACGGAAGTCCAAACACCACAATCAAGTAcagagag GATAAGCCGGTGAACTGGAATTCCACTCCTTTTGAGGTGATGCTGGAAAGAGCTTTAGAAACTGGTACAGCTTGA
- the LOC135587457 gene encoding BRCA1-associated RING domain protein 1-like isoform X2, producing MRDSEGFRRFVNPLLLNLQKMELELTCAICLKLLKIPMLLPCNHMYCRACIATSVTKAYDCAICKAAFREQELRSAVHIEAIVSICKNMNSSVSAALKQGPQVDISDIKMHSDGSPDSGYNNMNLKFEEEVLHVDEKRSGHVKSRTRLFGTVSTGKFNHKGETHEHKKDASKKVRQEAGVNKFLTERHPCSPQSSGSQKDSDYDSNDARSEPTTERLSPKVLSKRGLDSGACQIEDDCIIESKKQKLDKVNELVDCAFCHTSGATEAVGPMLHYLDGEQMTDDQALQANVLHVHQRCIEWAPQVYFVGETAMNLEAELARASKIKCSHCGLKGAALGCYTKSCRRSYHVPCANDISGCRWDYEKFLLLCPVHSSNKLPCDRSSSKKKQSTSNTPCHSSPRMDQTSSMKHPGDAWIASPCETREWMLCGSALSREDKDVLEDFVSLTGVAATSLWNSSITHVIAATDEHGACSRTLKVLMAILAGKWVLRVDWLKACMEAGHPVSEEPYEISHDIHGSFDGPRNGRMRAMQKAPKLFAELTFYFNGYFMPNYKKYLENLILAAGGRFLEKSEVVPMTFIVYSVEPPQGSDSNDLNEVIRKRKEDAEAFAVKTCSRVIAHTWLLDAIAACNLPRNI from the exons atgAGGGATTCAGAGGGTTTCAGGCGGTTCGTGAATCCTTTGCTTCTCAATCTTCAGAAGATGGAGTTGGAGTTGACGTGCGCCATTTG TTTGAAATTGCTCAAAATTCCGATGTTATTGCCATGTAATCATATGTATTGCAG AGCCTGTATTGCTACTTCGGTGACAAAGGCATATGATTGTGCCATCTGCAAAGCAGCATTTCGTGAACAAG AATTAAGATCTGCCGTTCACATTGAGGCAATTGTTAGTATCTGCAAAAATATGAATTCTAGCGTCAGTGCTGCTCTCAAACAAGGCCCACAAGTTGATATTTCTG ACATAAAGATGCATTCAGATGGAAGTCCAGATTCAGGCTATAATAACATGAATCTGAAGTTTGAAGAGGAAGTGTTACATGTGGATGAGAAAAGGTCTGGTCATGTGAAGTCACGAACAAGATTATTTGGTACAGTGAGTACTGGAAAATTCAACCATAAAGGGGAAACTCATGAACACAAAAAGGATGCAAGTAAAAAGGTTAGACAAGAAGCTGGAGTCAATAAATTTCTTACAGAAAGGCATCCATGTAGTCCTCAGTCATCTGGCTCCCAGAAGGATTCAGATTATGACAGCAATGATGCTAGAAGTGAACCA acaACTGAAAGATTGTCCCCTAAAGTTTTGTCCAAGAGGGGTCTGGACAGTGGAGCTTGCCAAATAGAAGATGACTGTATTATTGAATCAAAGAAGCAGAAGTTAGATAAAGTTAATG AGCTGGTGGATTGTGCATTTTGCCATACTTCAGGAGCCACAGAG GCAGTTGGACCAATGTTACACTATCTTGATGGTGAGCAAATGACAGATGACCAAGCTTTGCAGGCTAATGTCTTACATGTCCATCAAAGATGCATAGAATG GGCACCACAAGTTTATTTTGTTGGTGAGACTGCTATGAATTTGGAGGCAGAACTAGCACGTGCGTCAAAGATCAAATGCAGCCACTGCGGTTTGAAAGGGGCAGCACTTGGTTGTTACACCAAGAGCTGCAGAAGAAGTTATCATGTCCCTTGTGCCAATGACATCTCAGGGTGCAGATGGGATTAT GAGAAATTTCTGTTGCTTTGCCCGGTCCATTCTTCAAATAAGTTACCATGTGATAGATCAAGTAGCAAGAAGAAGCAATCAACCAGTAACACACC ATGTCATTCCAGTCCACGGATGGATCAGACCTCATCCATGAAACATCCTGGAGATGCTTGGATTGCATCACCTTGCGAGACAAGAGAATGGATGTTGTGTGGATCTGCCCTGTCCAGGGAGGATAAG GATGTGCTGGAAGACTTTGTCAGCTTAACTGGGGTAGCTGCAACCAGTCTTTGGAACTCGAGCATCACGCATGTAATTGCTGCCACAGATGAGCATGGTGCTTGCAGTAGAACGCTTAAAGTTCTAATGGCCATCCTAGCTGGAAAATGGGTTCTACGTGTAGATT GGCTTAAAGCTTGCATGGAGGCTGGTCATCCAGTATCAGAGGAACCTTACGAGATCAGTCATGACATTCATGGATCCTTCGATGGACCAAGAAATGGACGAATGAGAGCCATGCAAAAG GCACCAAAATTGTTTGCTGAGTTAACCTTTTATTTCAATGGTTATTTTATGCCAAATTACAAGAAATATCTGGAAAATCTGATTCTTGCCGCTGGTGGGAGATTTTTGGAGAAGAGTGAAGTGGTTCCAATGACGTTCATCGTCTATAGTGTGGAGCCCCCGCAAGGAAGCGACTCAAATGACCTAAACGAAGTCATaaggaagaggaaagaagatgCTGAGGCTTTTGCAGTTAAGACATGCTCTCGGGTAATAGCCCACACTTGGCTTTTGGATGCAATAGCTGCTTGCAATCTGCCACGAAACATCTAA